A window of Antricoccus suffuscus genomic DNA:
AAACCAGGTAGCGAGCGCGAACCAGGGCTGGAGCCAGACAAGCGAGGCAGCGATGAGCATGTGCCCCGACAGGTACACGGACGTATACCTCGAGGAGAGATCAGCACGAGGCGCCGGGCGTGAGGTCCAAAACAGGTATTCCCACGCCGCGCTCGCGATGACCAGGCAGCCGACGGCGACGCGGGCCGCTACGGTTGCCGGGGGAATCGCGATCGAGGTAGCGAACGCGATCGCCAGCAACACATACGGAGCGCCGAGATAGAACGCCGGCTGGCGACGTTCCCACACCGCGAGCCGATGTTCTACCTTCGCCTGCGAGTCCTTGGCCATCTATGAGTATTACTCCCAGCGAAATGTTTTCACGGCGATACCGCCGAATACAACTATGTAAGCGACGAGAACACCGACGTGCCCGATCTGCGGCCATCCGCCGGAAGCGGCCGCCTCCAGGCATCTCGTGGCTGCACCGAGCGGAGTGTATTCGGAAATGGTGGCCAGCGTCTTAGGCATCGCCTGGATCGGAATCCACAAACCGGCAAAGAACATCAGTGGGAAGAACAGGATAGTGCCAACTGCGGTGGCCACCTTCGCGGTCTTCGCGATGGACGCGACCAGGAGCCCGAGTGAGAGCAGCACGACGGCGATCAGTATCAGGCTGAGTAGGTAGCCGACGATGTTGTCAGCCAGCGGTACGTCGAACGCCAGCCGCGCGATCACGATTACGGCGACGATCATGACGGCCGCAAAAATGAGGTTGATCAGGAGCTGCGCGGCGAGCATCTTCGAACGGCCGATTGGCGTGGTCGCGAGCCGCTTGAGGATGAGCCGCTCGCGGTACGTCGTAAGTGTGGTCGGCAGGCCGGACACCGCGAGGAACGTCATCGCCATCAACAGCAGCGTCGGCGTATAGGTGTTGATCAGCCGCAGGCCGGTATCCGGATCGGTGTCCCGGAACGCGGGGATGAGACCGAAGATGATCAGCAGCCCGATGGGGAAGGCGAGTGACCAGAAGACGGCTGCCGGCTCGCGCAAGAACAGCCGTCCCTCGTTCTTGGTCATGACAGTGAGTGCAGACATAACAGAAATCCTTATGCGGTAGAGAAGTCAGTGGCTAGCGGTTTTTGCCGGTGATCGCGACGAATGCGTCGTCGAGGTCCGCCTGGTCGACGCGCAGCTGCCCGGCCACGATGTTGTTGCGCGCAAGCACGCCCATGACGGCTTGGATGACAGTGTCGTTGCCAGCGATGACGAGGTGGTCGCCGTCATGGCTGACCGAGGTGACCTCGGGGAGTGCCTTGAGCGCCGCCTCGTCGACCGGCGCGGATGGGATGAACCTCATCGTCTGTTCGGCGGCGACCTGCATTGCCAGCCCGGCCGGCGTATCGAGCGCGACGACCCGGCCTGCGTCGATGATCGCGATGCGGTCACAGAGGTGTTCGGCTTCCTCCATGAAGTGAGTGACGAGCACGATCGTCACGCCCCGGTCGCGCATCCGCTCGATCAGCGACCAGGTCTCCCTGCGTGCCACCGGGTCGAGACCGGTCGTGAGCTCGTCGAGTACGGCGATGCGCGGCTGCCCGATGAGCGCGAGCGCGATCGACAGCCGTTGCTTCTGGCCGCCGGACAGCTTCGCGAACCGAGTCTTCGCGGAGTCCTGAATACCGAGATCCTGGAGCAGCTCGTCGATATCCGCCGGATCGTCGTAGAACGACGAATACAGCTCCATCGCCTCGGCGACGGTCATCTTGTCGGGCAACGAGGCTTCCTGCAGTTGTACGCCGACGTACTTGGTCAACGCCTGCTGCTGGCGTACGGGATTGAGCCCGAGCACTTCGAGCGTGCCGCCGTCCGGCTTCGTCAGCCCGATCATGCATTCGACGGTCGTGGTCTTGCCGGCGCCGTTGGGGCCGAGGATACCGAAGATCTCGCCTTCCTCGACCGTGAAAGACACGTCCTCGACAGCGACCTTGTCGCCGTACGTCTTGCGTAGGTTGCTGATTGCGATGACCGACACCGGTCTGCCTCTCTCGATACGTCATGTTCGCTATCGAGAGTGCCCGCTCGCAGGCCGCGGCGGTATCGGGCAACAGGACAGAATCCATACGCCTTAAGGATGAGGGCCGGCATCCTCCAGATGGTGGATGCCGGCCCTTCGCTCGTTTGCGCTGCCCGTCCGTTGCGCTGTCGGTCCGTTGTGTGGACCCGACGCTCAGGTGTTCTGCGCGATCATGCCGCCGTCGACCGGGATGATCGCTCCGTTGAGGTACGACGCCGCGGGGAGCACCAGCGACAGCGTGATCTGGGCGACCTCTTCGGGGTCGCC
This region includes:
- a CDS encoding ABC transporter ATP-binding protein: MSVIAISNLRKTYGDKVAVEDVSFTVEEGEIFGILGPNGAGKTTTVECMIGLTKPDGGTLEVLGLNPVRQQQALTKYVGVQLQEASLPDKMTVAEAMELYSSFYDDPADIDELLQDLGIQDSAKTRFAKLSGGQKQRLSIALALIGQPRIAVLDELTTGLDPVARRETWSLIERMRDRGVTIVLVTHFMEEAEHLCDRIAIIDAGRVVALDTPAGLAMQVAAEQTMRFIPSAPVDEAALKALPEVTSVSHDGDHLVIAGNDTVIQAVMGVLARNNIVAGQLRVDQADLDDAFVAITGKNR
- a CDS encoding ABC transporter permease, translating into MSALTVMTKNEGRLFLREPAAVFWSLAFPIGLLIIFGLIPAFRDTDPDTGLRLINTYTPTLLLMAMTFLAVSGLPTTLTTYRERLILKRLATTPIGRSKMLAAQLLINLIFAAVMIVAVIVIARLAFDVPLADNIVGYLLSLILIAVVLLSLGLLVASIAKTAKVATAVGTILFFPLMFFAGLWIPIQAMPKTLATISEYTPLGAATRCLEAAASGGWPQIGHVGVLVAYIVVFGGIAVKTFRWE